A stretch of the Pedobacter sp. MC2016-14 genome encodes the following:
- a CDS encoding ABC transporter permease, protein MIWQYATRKLLYGLAVMAGIVVVVFVLFNILPGDPARMTMGQRADVQSIDAVRKEFGLDKSKTVQFFLYINDLSPVSYHDETVANKEKYNYVKLIGLNNHVLVLKWPYLRKSYQTKRDVTTILAETLPNTFILATTAMLFATVIGICLGVTSAVHQGTWIDRSANAFAILGISAPSFFAGIVIAWVFGFVLSDYTGLSMSGSLYSYDPFKGEVMTWRNLWLPMLTLGLRPLAIITQLTRSAMLDALSQDYIRTARAKGLGHYAIVYKHALKNALNPIITAISGWFASLLAGSFFVEYIFGYNGLGRATVAALEMSDFPVVMGSVLCIALIFVVINILVDVLYAFVDPRIKLV, encoded by the coding sequence ATGATTTGGCAATACGCAACCAGAAAGCTGTTATATGGACTTGCCGTAATGGCGGGCATTGTGGTTGTCGTATTTGTTTTATTTAATATTTTGCCGGGCGATCCGGCAAGGATGACCATGGGCCAAAGGGCAGATGTACAATCTATTGATGCGGTAAGGAAGGAGTTTGGCCTGGATAAATCCAAAACCGTACAGTTTTTCTTATACATCAATGATTTATCTCCGGTTAGTTATCATGATGAAACCGTAGCGAACAAGGAAAAATACAACTATGTTAAACTTATTGGTTTAAACAATCATGTGCTGGTACTGAAGTGGCCTTATCTGCGCAAATCTTACCAAACCAAACGCGACGTAACCACCATATTGGCCGAAACGCTACCCAATACCTTTATTCTTGCTACCACAGCAATGTTATTTGCCACTGTAATTGGGATCTGTCTTGGCGTTACTTCTGCCGTACACCAGGGAACCTGGATTGACCGTTCTGCAAATGCCTTTGCTATTTTAGGGATTTCGGCACCTTCATTCTTTGCGGGGATTGTTATTGCATGGGTTTTTGGATTTGTATTGAGTGATTATACCGGGCTAAGCATGTCGGGTAGTTTGTATAGCTATGACCCATTTAAAGGAGAGGTGATGACCTGGAGAAACCTATGGCTTCCCATGCTCACCTTAGGATTAAGGCCCCTGGCAATTATTACCCAACTTACGCGTAGCGCAATGCTGGATGCGCTTTCACAAGATTACATTCGTACTGCACGTGCAAAGGGTCTTGGGCATTATGCCATTGTGTATAAACATGCCTTGAAAAATGCACTCAATCCCATTATAACTGCCATTTCGGGTTGGTTTGCGTCTTTACTTGCAGGATCTTTTTTTGTGGAATACATTTTTGGTTATAATGGACTTGGAAGGGCAACGGTTGCTGCATTGGAAATGTCAGATTTTCCTGTTGTAATGGGGTCTGTATTGTGCATTGCCCTGATATTTGTAGTAATTAACATTTTAGTGGATGTGCTTTATGCTTTTGTAGATCCAAGAATAAAACTCGTTTAA
- a CDS encoding shikimate kinase has product MKIFLIGFMGCGKTTMGKKLAKTLEYPVIDLDHEIEKVTGMPVSAYFAKEGEPAFRALESKLLKEFNYPDHCVVATGGGTPCFYDNMEWMTANGTSVYIQMPALALAKRLENGKEKRPLLRDLDEAGIVDFITQKLLERDPFYTKAKVIVNGLNLSPELLKQAIFQL; this is encoded by the coding sequence ATGAAGATTTTTTTAATAGGCTTTATGGGCTGTGGAAAAACCACAATGGGTAAAAAGCTAGCCAAAACTTTGGAGTATCCGGTAATAGACCTGGATCATGAAATTGAAAAGGTGACCGGGATGCCCGTTTCTGCCTATTTTGCAAAAGAAGGAGAGCCGGCTTTTAGGGCGCTGGAAAGTAAACTGTTGAAAGAATTTAATTATCCTGACCATTGTGTAGTAGCTACGGGGGGTGGTACACCTTGTTTCTATGATAATATGGAATGGATGACTGCCAACGGTACCTCTGTTTACATTCAAATGCCAGCTTTAGCGCTTGCCAAAAGGCTGGAAAATGGTAAAGAGAAAAGACCTTTGTTGAGGGATTTGGACGAAGCTGGAATAGTTGATTTTATTACACAGAAATTGCTGGAGCGTGATCCTTTTTATACAAAGGCAAAAGTTATTGTAAACGGGCTTAACTTGAGCCCGGAGCTACTCAAGCAAGCCATATTTCAATTATAG
- a CDS encoding BT_3928 family protein — translation MNKIALNFSRAFVGILFIFSGLIKANDPLGFGYKLQEYFEVFHIPFLSDIATGIAVFLCVLEIVLGALLLLGFWGKKVATGLLAIIVFFTFLTFVSAAFKVVTSCGCFGDAIPLTPWQSFSKDIVLLILIVYLFIYRSFIHPLTTNPALQKALLIAVFSLSTMFSIYTYSFLPVLDFLPYKVGASLPELMRIPEGAAPDEFLILYQLKNKKTGEKKEISDKDYLKTGIWKDDNWEIVGTPEKKLIKKGYEPKIKDLFISDAAGTDYTKELIENPYNNILIVAYDLKDVNENAIAKLNALAINATDQFNIRTVLLTSSSSADADAFSKKMKLAVEVFYADAVPLKSMVRANPGILLLKNGVVLNKWHFNAIPSFEELADQYFSK, via the coding sequence ATGAATAAAATAGCACTTAACTTTTCCAGGGCCTTTGTAGGAATCCTGTTTATATTTTCAGGGTTAATTAAAGCAAATGATCCCCTGGGTTTTGGGTATAAACTGCAGGAGTACTTTGAAGTATTCCATATTCCTTTTTTAAGTGATATCGCCACAGGCATTGCTGTTTTTTTATGTGTACTGGAAATTGTGCTGGGCGCCTTATTGTTACTGGGCTTCTGGGGAAAAAAGGTAGCCACGGGATTGCTGGCCATTATTGTATTTTTTACCTTCCTTACCTTTGTTTCTGCCGCATTTAAGGTAGTTACCTCCTGTGGGTGCTTTGGCGATGCCATTCCGCTTACGCCATGGCAAAGTTTTAGCAAAGACATTGTTCTGTTGATCCTGATTGTATATCTTTTTATTTACCGTTCGTTTATACACCCGCTTACTACCAATCCGGCCTTGCAAAAGGCTTTGCTGATTGCTGTTTTTTCGCTTTCTACCATGTTTAGTATTTATACCTACAGCTTTTTGCCGGTACTGGATTTTCTTCCCTATAAAGTTGGTGCCAGTTTACCAGAACTGATGCGTATTCCTGAAGGTGCAGCTCCGGATGAATTCCTGATCCTTTATCAGTTAAAAAATAAAAAGACCGGAGAGAAAAAGGAGATCAGCGACAAGGACTATTTGAAAACAGGGATCTGGAAAGATGACAATTGGGAAATTGTAGGTACGCCAGAAAAGAAACTGATTAAAAAAGGATACGAACCAAAAATTAAGGATCTTTTCATTTCAGATGCTGCAGGTACAGATTATACCAAAGAATTGATTGAAAACCCCTATAACAACATTTTAATTGTAGCTTACGACCTTAAAGATGTAAATGAAAATGCTATTGCTAAACTAAATGCACTGGCTATTAATGCAACAGATCAGTTTAATATCCGTACTGTATTACTCACCTCAAGTTCTTCTGCGGATGCGGATGCGTTCAGTAAAAAAATGAAATTGGCGGTAGAAGTCTTTTATGCGGATGCTGTTCCGCTGAAGAGTATGGTTAGGGCAAATCCTGGAATACTATTGCTTAAAAATGGTGTGGTGCTCAACAAATGGCATTTTAATGCTATCCCATCATTTGAAGAACTGGCAGATCAATATTTCAGCAAATAA
- a CDS encoding DUF1599 domain-containing protein, translated as MATNTSQQYDTVIAVCRSLFLKKTNDYGTAWRILRLLSITDQIFIKAQRIRTLEEKKISKVGEDITSEYIGIVNYCVIAMMQLELTEADPTELEVSVVETLFDRYVNDTKELMFAKNHDYGEAWRDMRISSLTDLILMKIFRVKQIEDNEGHTLASEGVRANYQDMLNYAVFALIKLDVK; from the coding sequence TTGGCAACAAATACCTCCCAACAGTACGACACCGTAATTGCAGTTTGCAGATCGCTTTTTTTAAAGAAAACCAATGATTATGGAACCGCATGGCGTATTCTGCGCCTCTTATCTATAACAGACCAGATTTTTATTAAGGCCCAGCGCATTCGTACCCTGGAAGAAAAGAAAATTTCTAAGGTAGGGGAGGACATTACTTCTGAATACATTGGTATTGTGAATTATTGTGTGATTGCAATGATGCAGCTGGAATTAACTGAAGCGGATCCTACGGAGCTTGAAGTAAGTGTGGTGGAAACCTTATTTGACCGTTATGTAAACGATACCAAAGAATTGATGTTTGCTAAAAACCACGATTATGGGGAGGCCTGGAGAGATATGCGGATCAGCTCGTTAACAGACCTGATTTTAATGAAGATTTTTAGGGTAAAGCAAATAGAGGACAATGAAGGACATACATTAGCATCTGAAGGCGTACGTGCCAATTATCAGGATATGCTTAACTATGCTGTTTTTGCCTTGATAAAGCTGGATGTAAAATAA
- the truA gene encoding tRNA pseudouridine(38-40) synthase TruA encodes MRYFVHIGYNGASFGGWQIQPGVLNVQGVLEKALSEVFKTPIGIIGCGRTDAHVHASQFFFHVDLDQEWDFDLMFRLNKMLPASIAVFDIVEVASHRHARFDAVQRSYDYFIHTYKNPFLNGLSSYYLLSKLDLPEMQRAVALLPKYQDYRPFCTSPDKYEHTICKVRTAGLMADASGDKIRFSISSNRFLGKMIRIIMGQLLKVGKGELSVDEFEGYLINKQTPPLIHPALPQGLYLSKVSYPFLNLPPRMEFSATAVLFGDDWQSL; translated from the coding sequence GTGAGGTACTTTGTACATATAGGTTACAACGGCGCATCCTTTGGCGGCTGGCAAATACAGCCGGGGGTACTAAATGTCCAGGGGGTTTTGGAAAAAGCACTTTCAGAAGTTTTTAAAACTCCCATTGGCATTATTGGATGCGGACGAACGGATGCCCATGTACATGCCAGCCAGTTCTTTTTCCATGTTGATCTGGATCAGGAATGGGATTTTGACCTGATGTTCAGGCTAAATAAAATGCTGCCGGCAAGTATTGCGGTATTTGACATTGTGGAGGTAGCCTCGCATCGTCATGCCCGCTTTGATGCTGTGCAGCGTTCTTATGACTATTTTATCCATACCTATAAAAACCCATTTTTAAACGGCCTCAGTTCTTACTACTTGCTAAGTAAGCTTGATTTGCCGGAGATGCAGAGGGCGGTAGCTTTATTACCTAAATACCAGGACTACCGCCCGTTTTGTACCAGTCCAGACAAGTATGAGCACACCATCTGCAAAGTCCGTACCGCGGGCTTAATGGCAGATGCCAGCGGAGATAAAATTCGGTTTAGCATTTCATCGAACCGGTTTTTAGGTAAAATGATCCGGATCATTATGGGGCAGCTGTTAAAAGTCGGAAAAGGAGAATTAAGTGTAGATGAATTTGAAGGTTATCTAATCAACAAACAAACACCGCCACTCATCCATCCGGCTTTACCACAGGGCTTATACCTTTCAAAGGTTAGTTATCCCTTTTTAAATTTGCCTCCGAGGATGGAGTTTTCAGCTACAGCTGTACTTTTCGGTGATGACTGGCAGTCACTATAA